A portion of the Candidatus Fermentibacter sp. genome contains these proteins:
- a CDS encoding HAMP domain-containing sensor histidine kinase, which produces MRDDPWELLGQARDRLAEAEAGCGGSVPGIAEVRGMLDEFLSSDEPSPADILRILGHELKSPLSAMIALLSTVSDSYLDSEPVRAREMVQKARLRAEELLPLVDDILDLGTLASKLYEVQSEKIDLAALCSGIIHLWEPLVTQKGRTLTGTIPSEPVTVMGSPSFLRRVVTNLVMNAFKYGSEGGRIDLTVAGTDGMAVVTVADDGIGIPADDLPHIFDFLYRGRQARRNPDGGLGLGLSLVRQIVERHGGTISAESEEGHGSVMTVRLPLAGAEQASV; this is translated from the coding sequence ATGAGAGACGACCCATGGGAACTCCTTGGTCAGGCTCGGGACAGGCTGGCAGAAGCCGAGGCGGGCTGCGGCGGTTCGGTGCCCGGGATCGCCGAGGTGCGGGGCATGCTCGACGAGTTCCTGTCGAGCGACGAGCCGTCCCCGGCCGACATACTCAGGATACTCGGCCATGAGCTGAAGAGCCCTCTTTCGGCGATGATCGCGCTCCTGTCCACGGTGAGCGACAGCTATCTCGACTCCGAGCCGGTGCGCGCGCGGGAGATGGTGCAGAAGGCACGGCTGAGGGCGGAGGAGCTTCTTCCCCTCGTGGACGACATCCTGGATCTGGGCACGCTGGCATCGAAGCTCTACGAGGTGCAGTCCGAGAAGATCGACCTGGCTGCTCTCTGCAGCGGGATCATCCATCTCTGGGAACCCCTCGTCACCCAGAAGGGCAGGACCCTGACGGGTACGATCCCGTCCGAACCCGTGACCGTCATGGGCTCTCCTAGCTTCCTCAGGCGCGTCGTTACAAATCTCGTGATGAACGCCTTCAAGTACGGATCGGAGGGCGGCAGGATCGATCTGACTGTCGCCGGGACCGACGGCATGGCCGTCGTTACCGTGGCCGACGACGGCATCGGGATACCCGCCGATGACCTGCCCCACATCTTCGACTTCCTCTACCGGGGCAGGCAGGCGCGCCGGAATCCCGACGGCGGGCTCGGTCTGGGCCTGTCTCTCGTGCGCCAGATCGTCGAGCGACACGGAGGAACCATCTCCGCCGAGAGCGAAGAGGGTCATGGTTCCGTGATGACGGTGCGACTGCCGCTGGCGGGCGCAGAACAGGCCTCGGTATGA
- a CDS encoding DUF86 domain-containing protein, which yields MFIRHALDCIERILIYTSSGRDEFMSSMLIQDAVIRNLQVMCESVSRVPEDIRSGHPEIEWRGITGLRNILVHDYLGVDVELVWQVVEAGLPALKNSLEALSASL from the coding sequence GTGTTCATCAGACATGCGTTGGACTGCATCGAGCGTATATTGATCTATACGAGCAGCGGCAGGGACGAGTTCATGTCGTCCATGCTGATACAGGATGCCGTGATTCGGAATCTCCAGGTCATGTGCGAGTCTGTTTCCAGAGTCCCCGAGGATATCCGTTCTGGACACCCCGAGATAGAGTGGCGGGGCATCACGGGGCTTCGCAACATCCTGGTCCACGACTATCTCGGTGTCGATGTCGAACTGGTCTGGCAGGTCGTCGAAGCAGGCCTGCCTGCACTGAAGAACAGCCTGGAGGCTTTGTCGGCCTCCCTCTGA
- a CDS encoding M20/M25/M40 family metallo-hydrolase produces the protein MRIYVIALLVTQAVSADTAMQTDWSGGMQSSTVTSWTNTFLGACGMNFISAPGEVGISPVTYLSSNFTGSPHPSGGLADIDGNGYPDAVIMSTNAPVRWFRNLSSPEGFSYGSTCGAKSRLSGLADMDGDGDTDLVTGNLDDELELSRNSDGSGMNWQKSTIVPDLFPSLSGVLPADIDADGDADVVACNYAPGLVMACLNTDGEGGSWNPVDVCVGVIGFRNPRASDVDGDGSIDLVCVNYLQDRICWWDNVGGSGTGWQLHEIPFPIKSPRCCDAGDVDGDGDMDILVAATGGASVLLLENNDGSGLSWSETAICTSLPMPSFVRISDVDGDPFFDALVSCMSTGTILWLERTGQVWTSQELLTGFYGASCLDVSDIDGDGIADFLATSETQEFAIVGSCASPSPLEESYLTSRVLDTQCQAEWGSVSWTAEVPSGAFLAVQLRASNDPEEMGSWSEPFIAPGEIGGAVPDGCRYVQYRFCMTSDQPGIQPVMEEISDMKSPGCVRPGGRRLLLYFPQSLPRVLQADIHRYPGHRGRGSEDPGHLRQGGQRRARAVRGGRPDQDDRDGTSGDLSAPDLAPRRQHPQQQAGDTVNRILPALIVALLSSAVEGLEWDPAVAALVDAVDEEQFKAAVQDLEDFGTRFSEAPGYLEACQHVEAVLESYGYAAYLQEFQLQDSDPRLSCWNVIGEYPGQFDPEQILIVCAHLDSDSDLPLAYAPGADDDASGCAAVLEVARVLSQTGFEKTIRFVFYGAEELGHQGSEYYAQQCLQAGDQIVGVIDLDMVLYSPLWLEDTLLIGADSSFCNGLAATVVDCASNYVPDMELLKVTYMCGSSDHSSFTELGYPAVLLIEKETSIYIHSFEDVLLNYMPYFPFGTNAVRLAAGSVATLAVPLPQGIGDGQLPPDGVIHISPSENPFDGPVLLSVSGVPAPALFEIYDTSGRLVRRIATAEGGSCCWDGRDSGGRDVPDGAYIVRVLAGGLSGSCRIVRLD, from the coding sequence TTGAGGATTTACGTGATCGCTCTGCTGGTCACGCAGGCCGTCTCCGCCGACACTGCAATGCAGACCGACTGGTCCGGGGGCATGCAGTCGAGCACCGTCACGAGCTGGACCAACACGTTTCTCGGCGCATGCGGCATGAACTTCATCTCGGCCCCGGGAGAGGTGGGGATCTCTCCGGTGACATATCTCTCGAGCAACTTCACTGGATCGCCACACCCGTCCGGAGGGCTGGCCGACATCGATGGCAATGGGTATCCCGACGCCGTCATCATGAGCACAAACGCTCCCGTACGGTGGTTCCGCAATCTCTCCTCCCCGGAGGGATTCTCGTACGGCAGTACGTGCGGAGCGAAGAGCAGACTGTCGGGTCTTGCCGACATGGATGGCGATGGCGACACGGACCTCGTAACCGGCAACTTGGATGATGAACTGGAGCTCAGCAGGAACTCTGACGGATCGGGAATGAACTGGCAGAAGAGCACCATCGTTCCGGACCTCTTCCCCTCACTGAGCGGCGTGCTGCCGGCCGACATCGACGCCGACGGCGACGCTGACGTGGTGGCCTGCAACTACGCCCCCGGGCTGGTGATGGCATGCCTCAACACCGACGGGGAGGGCGGTTCATGGAACCCGGTCGATGTCTGTGTCGGCGTTATCGGATTCAGGAACCCCCGTGCCTCGGATGTCGATGGAGACGGCTCGATCGACTTGGTATGCGTCAATTACCTCCAGGACCGGATCTGCTGGTGGGACAACGTCGGCGGTTCCGGAACCGGATGGCAGCTGCACGAGATCCCATTCCCGATCAAGTCGCCCAGGTGCTGCGATGCCGGTGATGTAGACGGGGACGGCGACATGGACATCCTCGTGGCCGCGACCGGCGGAGCGTCCGTCCTGCTCCTCGAGAACAACGACGGATCGGGCCTGTCGTGGAGCGAGACGGCGATCTGCACTTCACTTCCGATGCCTTCCTTCGTGCGGATCTCGGATGTAGACGGCGATCCATTCTTCGACGCGCTCGTATCGTGCATGTCCACGGGCACGATCCTCTGGCTCGAGAGGACTGGCCAGGTCTGGACCTCGCAGGAATTGCTCACCGGCTTCTATGGGGCATCATGCCTGGATGTCTCGGATATCGACGGAGATGGCATTGCCGACTTCCTGGCGACTTCCGAGACGCAGGAATTCGCGATCGTCGGTTCCTGTGCGAGCCCGTCGCCTCTCGAAGAGAGCTATCTGACTTCGAGGGTGCTCGATACGCAGTGCCAGGCGGAATGGGGCAGCGTAAGCTGGACCGCGGAGGTCCCTTCGGGTGCCTTCCTGGCGGTCCAGCTGCGTGCGTCGAATGATCCCGAAGAGATGGGATCGTGGTCGGAGCCGTTCATCGCGCCGGGGGAGATCGGTGGAGCTGTCCCGGACGGATGCAGGTACGTCCAGTACCGGTTCTGCATGACATCGGATCAACCGGGGATCCAGCCGGTGATGGAAGAGATATCTGACATGAAATCCCCTGGGTGTGTCCGGCCCGGAGGGCGAAGGCTCCTCCTGTACTTTCCCCAATCCCTCCCGCGGGTGCTTCAGGCAGATATCCATCGATACCCCGGGCATCGGGGCAGGGGAAGTGAGGATCCTGGACATCTGCGGCAGGGTGGTCAGCGCCGAGCCCGTGCAGTTCGAGGGGGCCGTCCTGACCAGGACGATCGAGACGGGACCTCCGGGGATCTATCTGCTCCGGATCTCGCTCCCCGACGGCAGCATCCTCAGCAGCAGGCTGGTGACACTGTGAACCGCATACTGCCTGCACTGATCGTCGCTCTGCTGTCGTCGGCGGTCGAGGGCCTGGAATGGGATCCTGCCGTTGCCGCACTCGTCGATGCGGTCGACGAGGAGCAGTTCAAGGCCGCTGTCCAGGATCTGGAGGACTTCGGAACCAGATTCTCCGAGGCGCCCGGGTACCTCGAGGCTTGCCAGCATGTCGAGGCCGTCCTGGAGTCGTATGGCTATGCCGCATATCTCCAGGAGTTCCAGCTGCAGGACTCGGATCCCCGCCTGTCCTGCTGGAACGTGATAGGCGAGTATCCGGGCCAGTTCGATCCGGAGCAGATCCTGATCGTCTGCGCACATCTCGACAGCGACTCCGATCTCCCTCTCGCCTATGCCCCCGGTGCGGATGACGATGCAAGCGGCTGCGCTGCCGTGCTCGAGGTTGCCAGGGTGCTGTCCCAGACGGGCTTCGAGAAGACGATCAGGTTCGTCTTCTACGGAGCCGAGGAGCTCGGGCATCAGGGCAGCGAGTACTACGCGCAGCAATGCCTCCAGGCCGGGGACCAGATCGTGGGTGTCATCGATCTCGACATGGTTCTCTATTCCCCGCTCTGGCTGGAGGACACGCTGCTGATAGGCGCCGATTCGAGCTTCTGCAACGGCCTTGCTGCGACTGTCGTGGATTGCGCCTCGAACTATGTCCCTGACATGGAGTTGCTCAAGGTGACCTACATGTGCGGCTCTTCCGATCATTCGTCGTTCACCGAGCTGGGATACCCTGCCGTCCTCCTCATCGAGAAGGAGACATCCATCTACATACACTCCTTCGAGGACGTCCTCCTCAACTACATGCCCTACTTCCCGTTCGGGACGAATGCCGTGAGGCTGGCCGCCGGCTCGGTCGCCACTCTGGCCGTACCCTTACCGCAAGGGATCGGGGATGGACAGCTCCCGCCCGATGGAGTGATCCACATCTCGCCATCGGAGAATCCCTTCGACGGGCCGGTGCTCCTGTCGGTATCGGGCGTGCCGGCGCCCGCCCTCTTCGAGATCTACGACACCAGCGGCAGGCTCGTCCGTCGAATCGCGACGGCCGAAGGGGGCTCGTGCTGCTGGGACGGAAGGGATTCCGGGGGCCGTGATGTGCCGGACGGCGCATACATCGTCAGGGTCCTGGCGGGAGGTCTCTCCGGGAGCTGCAGGATCGTGCGGCTGGACTGA
- a CDS encoding FlgD immunoglobulin-like domain containing protein encodes MANHIARWDGSSWSALGYGVDNNGVCTIAVNGSDVYAGGRFTQAGGNPADYVARWEPDTTGIEPFPEMESSALHASPNPKASGIELSFRSTGPSPLKLDIFDAAGHLVRTQELGTLPMGSQAHYWDGLDGNGSALAQGVYFLRLSSADLEATTRLVLVR; translated from the coding sequence TTGGCCAACCACATCGCCCGCTGGGACGGCAGCAGCTGGTCAGCGCTGGGATACGGTGTGGACAATAATGGTGTCTGTACCATCGCCGTGAACGGCTCTGACGTGTATGCGGGGGGACGGTTCACCCAGGCCGGGGGCAATCCAGCCGATTACGTCGCCCGATGGGAACCCGACACGACAGGGATCGAACCGTTTCCGGAAATGGAATCGAGCGCGCTCCATGCTTCTCCCAACCCCAAGGCATCCGGGATCGAGCTCTCCTTCCGGAGCACCGGGCCTTCCCCTCTGAAACTCGATATCTTCGACGCCGCAGGGCACCTCGTGAGGACGCAGGAGCTGGGAACCCTGCCCATGGGCTCACAGGCCCACTACTGGGACGGCCTCGACGGGAACGGGAGTGCCCTGGCCCAGGGGGTGTACTTCCTGAGGCTCTCCAGTGCCGATCTCGAGGCTACCACGCGCCTGGTGCTGGTGAGGTAG
- a CDS encoding T9SS type A sorting domain-containing protein, whose amino-acid sequence MEAAVRFAAACLLIASAAIATTLHVPAEYPSIQDAIDSAVDGDTVLVGPGSYHGIDFLGKGIVVTSEQGPGCTSIGRGPLYSSYGNVQIMNGETSSAVLEGFEISDGGRGVYIENCSPIVRGNVIIDNSGAIYGAGIYVSGPSPVIENNLILNNNAIGGSYSAFGGGIFCNYGSAQIHNNVIACNVSFCGAGVTCSGGGHPVFTNDTIVYNTIVDLWGGAFHLYYDSDTYVTVRNCILWGNLYDEATVEEGTLDIAWSDIGGGQDSIDVWGGGQLVWGEGNIDANPLFFAGPMSDYHLDTETSPCIDAGDPSPAYYDPEDPANPGYALWPALGTVRNDMGAYGGQGAFYWVGVTEEPAPPVGDATLASFPNPFSSMTAVIFQLPEPGIAELQVFDAAGRLVETLADGEFDTDPQAIVFYASDLPSSVYLCRLQAGASSATARVVLIR is encoded by the coding sequence TTGGAGGCTGCCGTGAGGTTTGCCGCTGCCTGCCTGCTGATCGCATCTGCTGCGATCGCAACAACTCTCCATGTGCCGGCCGAGTATCCATCGATACAGGATGCGATCGACTCCGCCGTAGATGGCGATACCGTTCTCGTAGGCCCGGGCAGCTACCATGGCATCGATTTCCTTGGGAAGGGCATTGTTGTCACTAGTGAGCAGGGACCTGGCTGCACTTCGATCGGACGGGGTCCCCTCTATTCATCTTATGGAAATGTGCAGATCATGAATGGAGAGACCTCCAGTGCAGTCCTCGAGGGTTTTGAAATCTCCGATGGTGGCAGGGGTGTCTACATAGAAAACTGCTCACCCATCGTCAGAGGCAATGTCATCATAGATAACTCGGGAGCCATCTACGGCGCTGGCATCTACGTGTCAGGCCCGTCTCCGGTCATCGAGAACAACCTGATTCTGAACAACAACGCTATCGGTGGGTCCTACTCGGCCTTCGGAGGGGGCATCTTCTGCAACTACGGATCTGCTCAGATACACAACAACGTCATTGCGTGCAACGTGTCATTTTGTGGGGCCGGGGTGACATGTAGCGGAGGTGGTCATCCTGTCTTCACCAATGACACCATCGTCTACAACACGATCGTCGACCTGTGGGGCGGGGCGTTCCACCTGTACTACGATTCCGACACCTATGTCACAGTCCGCAACTGCATCCTCTGGGGCAACCTCTACGACGAGGCCACAGTAGAGGAAGGTACTTTGGATATCGCCTGGTCCGATATCGGAGGAGGCCAGGATTCGATCGACGTCTGGGGTGGAGGGCAGCTTGTATGGGGTGAAGGCAACATAGACGCCAATCCTCTGTTCTTCGCCGGCCCCATGAGCGACTACCACCTCGATACGGAGACGTCTCCCTGCATCGATGCCGGAGATCCATCCCCGGCGTACTACGATCCAGAGGACCCGGCCAATCCCGGCTATGCTCTCTGGCCTGCCCTTGGAACAGTACGTAACGACATGGGTGCGTACGGTGGCCAGGGAGCCTTCTACTGGGTAGGCGTAACCGAGGAGCCAGCCCCTCCAGTCGGAGATGCCACTCTTGCGTCCTTCCCGAATCCATTCTCGTCAATGACTGCGGTGATCTTCCAGCTTCCCGAGCCCGGCATTGCCGAGTTGCAGGTCTTCGATGCAGCAGGCAGGCTCGTCGAGACACTCGCCGACGGGGAGTTCGACACGGATCCTCAGGCAATAGTCTTCTATGCATCCGACCTTCCTTCCAGCGTCTACCTATGCCGGCTCCAGGCCGGGGCTTCATCTGCTACCGCAAGGGTCGTTCTGATCAGATAG
- a CDS encoding helix-turn-helix transcriptional regulator — protein MIYAIELRDRMAAEGISRAELARRLGVSRTRVTQWFDLLELPEQVIKDALATGDNWKHRLVTERKLRGSSR, from the coding sequence ATGATCTACGCGATCGAGCTTAGGGACAGGATGGCGGCCGAGGGCATCAGCCGTGCCGAGCTGGCCCGGAGGCTGGGGGTGTCGAGAACACGGGTGACCCAGTGGTTCGATCTGCTCGAGTTGCCGGAGCAAGTCATCAAGGACGCCCTGGCGACTGGCGATAACTGGAAGCACCGGCTGGTGACGGAGAGGAAACTGCGAGGATCGAGCAGATAA
- a CDS encoding glycosyltransferase family 4 protein, giving the protein MRILLISTSFPSPDADGSEAAGSFALDFSTSLSRKADVSVVCPALSRSLEKGPPEIRRFAVPRLPLGDIKPSSPASWPRIASVLSSGQKAVDAAVDEFQPDHILALWALPSGWWARKAAGRRRIGYSTWSLGSDIWSLGRIPFVKSALRSVLAGSQCRFADGIRLCSDVEKICGRKCLFLPSSRDLGIDTPPAKRSSPPYRLAFLGRWHRNKGIDILMEVLDMLTDADWQMIEEVRLFGGGPLCDLVNSSAAGLQRAGRPVRTGGYIGRAEAADLLCWADFILIPSRIESIPVILSDALQSRTPLIVSTAGDLAELVGSSLLGVAAHGVPSPESFITAVREALALGPSTFRDGIERTSASFDPDGASAMFLEEIATSGR; this is encoded by the coding sequence ATGAGGATTCTCCTGATATCGACTTCCTTCCCCTCGCCCGATGCTGACGGCTCGGAAGCCGCCGGTTCGTTCGCCCTGGACTTCTCGACCTCCCTGTCCAGGAAGGCGGATGTTTCGGTGGTATGCCCTGCCCTGTCGCGGTCTCTGGAGAAAGGGCCGCCCGAAATACGGCGCTTCGCAGTGCCCCGGCTCCCGCTCGGCGACATCAAACCCTCTTCTCCGGCCTCCTGGCCGCGCATCGCCTCGGTTCTGTCGTCGGGTCAGAAGGCGGTCGATGCCGCAGTCGACGAATTCCAGCCGGACCACATCCTCGCACTCTGGGCACTCCCTTCGGGCTGGTGGGCAAGGAAGGCTGCCGGGCGCAGACGGATCGGATACAGCACCTGGTCGCTGGGCAGCGACATATGGTCACTCGGCCGCATCCCGTTCGTGAAGTCGGCCTTGAGATCAGTACTGGCCGGCTCGCAGTGCAGGTTCGCCGACGGGATCAGGCTTTGCTCCGATGTCGAGAAGATCTGCGGCAGGAAGTGCCTGTTCCTACCCAGCAGCAGAGATCTCGGCATCGATACCCCTCCCGCGAAGCGTTCCTCTCCGCCCTACAGGCTCGCATTCCTCGGTCGCTGGCACAGGAACAAGGGCATCGACATCCTCATGGAAGTGCTTGATATGCTTACCGATGCAGATTGGCAGATGATCGAGGAGGTTCGTCTCTTCGGTGGCGGCCCGCTGTGTGATCTGGTGAACTCAAGCGCAGCCGGATTGCAGAGAGCGGGCAGACCTGTCAGAACCGGGGGTTACATCGGGAGGGCGGAGGCAGCCGACCTTCTCTGCTGGGCTGACTTTATCCTCATACCTTCGCGGATAGAGAGCATCCCTGTGATCTTGTCGGATGCACTGCAGTCACGCACGCCGCTGATAGTGAGTACAGCCGGCGATCTCGCCGAGCTGGTCGGCTCATCCCTGCTGGGAGTGGCGGCACACGGTGTCCCATCGCCAGAATCGTTCATCACAGCTGTGCGAGAGGCGCTAGCTCTAGGTCCATCTACTTTCAGAGACGGGATCGAGAGGACTTCGGCATCGTTCGACCCCGACGGGGCATCGGCCATGTTTCTTGAGGAGATTGCTACTTCCGGGCGATGA
- a CDS encoding lipoprotein, translated as MMRTDRLELGAVALGTALSLAGCGQDEGPLYEEQTLEKLTILPGTVLGVIDNGYLTDPYIEYCEYSPEGWYFISTPSAIDTVFPGARSLLESYFPEGGSLLCLDLLLESEDHLLGYSVGFAGDTVRVLAEINHYVGSGPYIPGFNEYFFPFGVILQSPARPER; from the coding sequence ATGATGAGGACCGACCGGCTCGAACTCGGAGCTGTCGCGCTTGGCACCGCCTTGTCGCTTGCAGGCTGTGGCCAGGACGAAGGGCCTCTCTACGAGGAGCAAACCCTGGAGAAGTTGACGATCCTGCCCGGAACCGTACTCGGGGTAATCGACAACGGATATCTGACAGATCCTTACATCGAATACTGCGAGTATTCTCCTGAAGGCTGGTACTTCATCAGCACACCCAGTGCGATAGATACGGTCTTCCCGGGAGCACGATCCCTGCTCGAGTCATACTTCCCGGAAGGTGGCTCCCTTCTGTGCCTTGACCTCTTGCTAGAAAGCGAGGACCACCTGCTCGGATACTCCGTAGGGTTCGCCGGTGATACGGTACGGGTACTGGCCGAGATCAATCACTACGTAGGATCAGGACCGTATATTCCCGGATTCAACGAGTATTTCTTCCCCTTCGGAGTCATCCTGCAGTCCCCGGCCCGGCCGGAGCGATAG
- a CDS encoding nucleotidyltransferase family protein produces MDQLIVRNRSRILDLARKHHVRRVRLFGSMSRDSAGPDSDVDLIADLDGTGTLFDLGAFLLDLQDLLGRPVQVLTENSMHPEIRSHALREAVIL; encoded by the coding sequence ATGGACCAGCTCATCGTCAGAAACCGTTCTCGGATACTCGATCTTGCTCGCAAGCATCATGTCCGCCGGGTGCGGCTGTTCGGTTCCATGAGCAGGGATTCCGCCGGTCCCGATAGCGACGTCGACCTCATCGCCGATCTCGATGGGACAGGAACACTGTTCGACCTGGGCGCCTTTCTGCTCGACCTTCAGGATCTGCTCGGAAGGCCGGTGCAGGTACTGACCGAGAACTCCATGCATCCGGAGATCAGATCGCATGCTCTCCGGGAGGCGGTCATCCTTTGA